The Gossypium hirsutum isolate 1008001.06 chromosome A03, Gossypium_hirsutum_v2.1, whole genome shotgun sequence genome contains the following window.
ttaattttgattttagtcCGCTATTATAGTAAAATTTGAGATGGTAACTCTTTACTTCAGTTGCTATCATTTAACTGATGAAGCtgatttattgttatttttatttgatcatataattaattaagattaCGCGAAAATCAAATCAATCATGTTCAACCAGTAATAGATGTTAATGTTGGTAGAaagtttaaaattgttttaaaaaaagattGAGGGACTATAATCGAAATTTGACCCTTATTTTTCACTTTCTTCTTTAATAGtcacttttttatttctatttcatctATCACCACTGATCactgaaaagaaaatcaaatcaaataaatcCCTCACATGGAACCCAAATAATTTCCATTTCCCACTTTTTGTATTTCctgttcttcttcttcatcttcaagcccacaattttttttaacaaaaatcttATATAGTGATAGTGCAGGCGATGAATCTTTGGTCGGACGATAACACGTCGGTTATGGAATCTTTTATGAACTCGGACATATCTGCTTTATGGCCGCCACCACCACCTCCTCCTCCGCCGCAGCAATCTCAGCCGTCCGTTCCTCTCAACCAAGACTCTCTCCAACAACGTCTCCAAGCTCTTCTCGAAGGTGTTCGTAATTGTTGGACTTACGCTATTTTTTGGCAATCCTCATACGATTACGCCGGCGCCGCCGTGCTCGGCTGGGGAGACGGGTATTACAAAGGGGAAGAAGATAAAGAGAAAGCAAAGTCAAAAGCTTCTTTATCTACAATCGCCGAGCAACAGCATCGTAAAAAGGTTCTCAGAGAACTCAACTCTTTGATTTCCGGTTCAACCGCCACCACTGACGACGCCGTCGATGAAGAAGTCACCGACACCGAATGGTTCTTTTTAGTTTCCATGACCCAATCTTTCGTTAACGGCAACGGACTTCCGGGACAAGCTTTTTTCAATTCATGTCCAGTATGGGTCGCCGGATCGGACCGCTTAGCCAATTCTACGTGTGAAAGAGCGAAACAAGGACGGGTTTTCGGTATACAAACGATAGTTTGTATACCGTTGACGAATGGTGTCGTGGAATTAGGGTCATCGGAATTCATTATCCAAAGCTCCGATCTAGTGAATAAGGTTCGAGCGCTGTTTAATGGAATTGAAGCTGAAACTTGGTCTATGAGCAACAACACTGACGACCCATCATCGTTTTGGATTAGTGATCCaaataacattaataatcaaaatCCTAGTTCTAGTAGTTTAACTGAGAATCCGAGTTCCACTCATGGCGGCTTGAATTTCTACAATTACGGAAATACATTTTCCCATTTGTTGAAACCGGAATCCGGGGAAATATTGAATTTCGGCGAAAGTAAAGGAATCGGGAACGGTAATTTGATTTCTCGGAAGAAGAGATCGCCGAGTAATGAAGAGGGGATGCTTTCTTTTACTTCCGATGTGATGAAATCGGGTGGTGGTGGAGATTCAGATCATTCCGATCTCGAAGTTTCGGTTATTAAAGAAGCAGATAGTGCAAGAGTTACTATTTCCGCGGAACCCGAAAAGAGACCACGAAAACGGGGGAGAAAACCGGCTAACGGAAGAGAAGAGCCTCTGAATCACGTAGAAGCAGAGCgtcaaagaagagaaaagcttaaCCAAAGGTTTTACGCCTTACGTGCAGTGGTACCAAACGTATCGAAGATGGATAAAGCATCGCTTCTGGGGGATGCTATTTCGTATATTAACGAGCTAAAGATAAAGCTACAGAAGGTGGATTCAATGAAAGAAGAGTTGCATAAACAATTAGAAGAAACCAAGAAAGAAAGTCAGCGAGGAGGCCTCACCACGTCCCACAAATTACTAGAATTGGATATCGACGTTAAGACTATCCGATTAGACGCCATGATTCGAATCCAATCCAATAAAAAGAATCATCCAGCATCACGGTTAATGGCTGCCTTACAAGAGTTAGACCTCGACGTACACCACGCAAGCGTTTCCGTCGTTAACGACTTGATGATACAACAGGTTAATGTGAAGATGGGGAACCGATTTTACAACCAAGAACAACTTAGGATCGCTCTAACATCCAAAGTTGGAGATCCAAGATAGACGATCATCCCACTAGTCTCTTCTCTTAGTAGTGTAATAAGCTCAAATAGGCCTTATTTTTGGTGTTCAATGTTGTAGTGTATGTCATCCATGTAtacagtatatatatatgttgttacATAGATTAGAACCTAGATGAAGATCTGGGTTTTGGTACCATGTTGTTCACTTTCAGACATTAATTCTTAGTGTTTGAGATTGTGTGAGCATTgaacatgaaaattttacttcaattttGTTTTGTCACCATTTCATATGCATTTGCTGTCGATGGTAGTGTGATGTTTTGGGTACCATTTTTGGTTTGGGCCATTTTGGGTTCACTGTTTTTGACCATGCAATAATTTTTCTTTGCTAAAGAAGGATGTAGACCATTTTTACAAGCCTGATACCCACATGTATGAATGTTTCCAATTTTATATAACATGAAGAGTttggataaaattaattttagtttggATTATTTTTTGTTCGGGttaatttaggttttaaatttattaatttttttagggttggattaatatattatttggtatttgaatttggTACTTAATTGAAACCCCAAGAAATTCGggtatcaaataaaaaaaaatcagctaGCAAAGTTGACATTGAAGCAAAACGTAACTGCCAAATTGGAAAAAAGAAACTTAGctatcaaattgaacattgaagccaaacttAAGTAGTAAATAATATGTTAAACCCTTTTGAATTTAAATCATTTTGAGTTTACTCAATTTAATGCTTGCTTTGTTTCTATTTACACAATTTCAAGTTCAGTTTATCCGATTTGTTATTCTAGTTTTCAAGTTGGGTCATTCTGAGTTTAGATGTTTGTTGTGTAGATCATTTtgagtttagattattttttattttaatcatttttaagtTCAGATTGGATGGGTTATAATCATTACTTTCTTATAATCAAATAGAATTGGTTTAGACTTGAATTTGAATAAACCATCCAAAATTTTGAACAATTACAATTTCAACTTTTAATATGAAATGATG
Protein-coding sequences here:
- the LOC107950166 gene encoding transcription factor MYC2, coding for MNLWSDDNTSVMESFMNSDISALWPPPPPPPPPQQSQPSVPLNQDSLQQRLQALLEGVRNCWTYAIFWQSSYDYAGAAVLGWGDGYYKGEEDKEKAKSKASLSTIAEQQHRKKVLRELNSLISGSTATTDDAVDEEVTDTEWFFLVSMTQSFVNGNGLPGQAFFNSCPVWVAGSDRLANSTCERAKQGRVFGIQTIVCIPLTNGVVELGSSEFIIQSSDLVNKVRALFNGIEAETWSMSNNTDDPSSFWISDPNNINNQNPSSSSLTENPSSTHGGLNFYNYGNTFSHLLKPESGEILNFGESKGIGNGNLISRKKRSPSNEEGMLSFTSDVMKSGGGGDSDHSDLEVSVIKEADSARVTISAEPEKRPRKRGRKPANGREEPLNHVEAERQRREKLNQRFYALRAVVPNVSKMDKASLLGDAISYINELKIKLQKVDSMKEELHKQLEETKKESQRGGLTTSHKLLELDIDVKTIRLDAMIRIQSNKKNHPASRLMAALQELDLDVHHASVSVVNDLMIQQVNVKMGNRFYNQEQLRIALTSKVGDPR